The Streptomyces sp. NBC_01689 genome includes a window with the following:
- a CDS encoding aKG-HExxH-type peptide beta-hydroxylase, translating into MIQTETSETAGPDTAEDGTSTALLRAALTERLVEHRTDRARTLVASLRELVPATDLTGPDAAPDAFDNAVLHHAFQQARIAARTRDADRAMRAVRLWQNRAALRARAVPTAVGPVLVVRAEDCAAVDDDRLGSQMYLLENLPEQDAGEREQIARTLNRAVDAALAVGSDVLRSSTAVVIRTGTVPLGATCRSYTFDFLPSTVVLNWTDEPLRLGETLVHEATHSWLNESLASEGVVFEDGGPRFHSPWKNEDRPVFGIVHAALAFANVIHYLSRIQPASDDGSQLAAVLRRRLEVELESLEIGHAAASECFDQVDSDRLRAYLRSAVADARRAV; encoded by the coding sequence ATGATCCAGACCGAGACCTCCGAGACCGCCGGACCCGACACCGCCGAGGACGGCACGTCCACCGCGCTGCTGCGAGCCGCTCTCACCGAACGACTCGTGGAACACCGTACGGACCGCGCCCGCACCCTCGTGGCCAGCCTCCGCGAACTGGTGCCGGCGACAGACCTCACCGGCCCCGACGCGGCCCCGGACGCCTTCGACAACGCCGTTCTGCACCACGCCTTCCAGCAGGCACGGATCGCCGCACGGACCCGCGACGCCGACCGCGCGATGCGGGCCGTACGCCTGTGGCAGAACCGCGCGGCGCTGCGTGCCCGGGCCGTGCCCACGGCGGTCGGCCCCGTCCTGGTGGTACGGGCCGAGGACTGCGCCGCCGTCGACGACGACCGCCTCGGCAGCCAGATGTACCTGCTCGAGAACCTGCCCGAGCAGGACGCGGGGGAGCGGGAACAGATCGCACGCACCCTCAACCGGGCCGTGGACGCCGCACTCGCGGTCGGCAGCGACGTGCTGCGCTCCTCCACGGCCGTCGTCATCCGGACCGGGACCGTCCCGCTGGGCGCGACCTGCCGCAGCTACACGTTCGACTTCCTGCCGAGCACCGTCGTCCTGAACTGGACCGACGAACCGCTGCGCCTGGGCGAGACCCTCGTCCACGAAGCCACGCACTCGTGGCTCAACGAATCCCTCGCGTCCGAAGGGGTGGTCTTCGAGGACGGCGGACCCCGGTTCCACTCACCGTGGAAGAACGAGGACCGCCCGGTGTTCGGCATCGTGCACGCGGCCCTCGCCTTCGCGAACGTCATCCACTACCTCTCCCGCATCCAGCCGGCGAGCGACGACGGCTCCCAGTTGGCCGCCGTCCTGCGCCGACGCCTCGAGGTCGAACTGGAATCGCTGGAGATCGGCCACGCGGCAGCCTCGGAATGCTTCGACCAGGTGGACAGCGACCGCCTCCGTGCCTACCTGCGCTCCGCGGTCGCCGACGCGCGGCGCGCGGTCTGA